A region of Streptomyces sp. NBC_00654 DNA encodes the following proteins:
- a CDS encoding NuoM family protein: MQFLLAFIVVAPLLGAVAALLPAPPGLRGRNPDQAVLRHGVTVTGVVLIAAIVLAAGFDHDHPSKMQATTDISWIPALDVRIHLGIDGISLPLLVLTALLTFLCALYSYFAMPSGPSPKAFVALILVLESGTLATFAVLDLLLFFLAFEMVLIPMYFLIARWGGDRKQAAAWKFILYTLLGSVVMLLGLLLIGLKSGTFDMVALATDNGRGLTSSVQVIAVLAIGIGLAVKTPMWPLHSWLPDAHTAAPTVGSVLLAGVMLKMGTYGFVRILLPITPDGMHTFAPYLAAFAVAGIIYGSLACLALARPGSQGDLKRLIAYSSVGHMGFVLLGIATMTPTGVNGALFANIAHGLITGLLFFLAGAVKDRYGTADLDTLAGATGAALYGRAPRLGALLAFAAVASLGLPGLAGFWGEMLTLFGAFDPAEGLSRPAFRTFMAIGAFGTLLTAAYMLIVVRRVCMGEPTGTRHPGEAQHPAGTRQLADIQTYEFAAWTPLAALTVLAGLWPAVLLGLTDPAVQKLLAGGKS, translated from the coding sequence ATGCAGTTCCTTCTCGCGTTCATCGTCGTCGCCCCGCTCCTCGGCGCCGTCGCGGCCCTTCTTCCGGCACCGCCCGGACTGCGGGGCAGGAACCCCGACCAGGCGGTGCTCCGCCACGGAGTGACCGTCACCGGCGTCGTCCTCATCGCCGCGATCGTCCTGGCCGCCGGCTTCGACCACGACCACCCGTCGAAGATGCAGGCCACCACCGACATCAGCTGGATCCCGGCGCTGGACGTACGGATCCACCTCGGCATCGACGGCATCTCGCTCCCCCTTCTCGTACTGACCGCGCTCCTGACCTTCCTCTGCGCGCTGTACAGCTACTTCGCCATGCCTTCCGGCCCCTCCCCGAAGGCCTTCGTCGCCCTGATCCTCGTCCTGGAGTCCGGCACCCTCGCGACCTTCGCCGTCCTCGATCTGCTGCTGTTCTTCCTCGCCTTCGAGATGGTCCTCATCCCGATGTACTTCCTCATCGCCCGCTGGGGCGGCGACCGGAAGCAGGCCGCCGCCTGGAAGTTCATCCTCTACACACTGCTCGGCTCGGTCGTCATGCTGCTGGGCCTGCTCCTCATCGGACTGAAGAGCGGCACCTTCGACATGGTGGCACTCGCCACTGACAACGGCCGTGGTCTCACCTCGTCCGTGCAGGTCATCGCCGTCCTGGCGATCGGCATCGGCCTCGCCGTGAAGACCCCGATGTGGCCGCTGCACAGCTGGCTCCCCGACGCCCACACCGCCGCCCCGACCGTCGGCTCCGTCCTCCTGGCGGGGGTCATGCTGAAGATGGGCACCTACGGGTTCGTCCGCATCCTGCTCCCCATCACCCCCGACGGGATGCACACCTTCGCGCCCTACCTCGCCGCCTTCGCGGTCGCCGGAATCATCTACGGATCCCTCGCCTGCCTCGCCCTCGCCCGACCCGGCTCCCAGGGCGACCTCAAGCGCCTGATCGCGTACTCCTCGGTCGGCCACATGGGCTTCGTCCTCCTCGGCATCGCGACCATGACCCCCACCGGCGTCAACGGCGCGCTCTTCGCCAACATCGCCCACGGCCTCATCACCGGCCTGCTCTTCTTCCTGGCCGGCGCGGTGAAGGACCGGTACGGCACCGCCGACCTCGACACCCTCGCCGGTGCCACCGGAGCGGCGCTCTACGGCCGGGCCCCCCGCCTGGGCGCCCTTCTCGCCTTCGCCGCCGTCGCCTCGCTGGGGCTGCCCGGACTCGCCGGATTCTGGGGCGAGATGCTCACCCTGTTCGGCGCGTTCGACCCCGCCGAAGGCCTCAGCCGCCCCGCGTTCCGCACTTTCATGGCCATCGGCGCGTTCGGCACCCTGCTCACCGCCGCGTACATGCTCATCGTCGTACGCCGCGTCTGCATGGGTGAGCCCACCGGGACCCGGCACCCCGGCGAGGCCCAGCACCCCGCCGGCACCCGGCAGCTCGCCGACATCCAGACGTACGAATTCGCCGCCTGGACCCCGCTCGCCGCCCTCACCGTCCTCGCCGGACTCTGGCCCGCCGTCCTCCTCGGCCTCACCGACCCGGCCGTGCAGAAGCTCCTCGCAGGAGGCAAGTCGTGA
- a CDS encoding NADH-quinone oxidoreductase subunit L translates to MTTTTLAALVPLLPFLGAAAGLLLGRTAPGYVRPLAILPTLGAAVIAVIVAARQGGGPAIDAATQLTPTGSVPIDLALHLDGFAVLVAVLVGLVATCVQIYSTAYLRDDPRYPSYAALVSLFTAAMLLVVYSGDLMVLLVGWEIMGICSYFLVGHYWETPEARAASLKAFLVTKLGDVPFLIGLFALAADTGTFRITGILGAVANGGLDHPTLIALLLLAGVAGKSAQFPLHTWLPDAMAGPTPVSALIHAATMVAAGIYFVARLLPVFAASDAALVVLAVMAAVTMIGSGIAALAQDDIKRVLAYSTIGQLGYMSGALAVGDRGAAVFHLLSHGAFKAVLFLAAGVVIHAAGTNSLAAMSRMGGLPQRIPDAYWTMTVALLALAAIPPFAGFFSKEAVLVAAEHTAFGDRDIAPAAAGWTILVAGLLAAVLTAAYATRLWLLAFRGRGAEAPDHGRQPVAMTSVLWLLAVPTIAFGLTVGTISDWFDGHSLTPSLATAVLSTGVGLVGGLVTYAAWRHRTALAARTPMGAVVAHPDAEPALVEVEAMTSHTAAYGHDGDAPDPADPGRLLLGPLHRHAAAGFHLDALYATLFVRPVLAAARVVRFLDREVVDTYVRGSGTGARWLGTAVRRAQTGNVQTYLSALLAGSLVLAIAAVVFATVNAGS, encoded by the coding sequence GTGACCACCACGACCCTCGCCGCCCTCGTTCCCCTCCTCCCCTTCCTGGGCGCGGCGGCCGGCCTGCTCCTCGGCCGCACCGCCCCCGGCTACGTACGCCCCCTCGCGATCCTCCCCACCCTCGGCGCGGCCGTCATCGCCGTGATCGTCGCCGCACGCCAGGGCGGCGGCCCGGCCATCGACGCCGCGACCCAGCTGACCCCCACCGGCTCGGTCCCCATCGACCTCGCCCTGCACCTCGACGGCTTCGCCGTCCTCGTCGCCGTACTGGTCGGGCTCGTCGCGACCTGCGTGCAGATCTACTCGACCGCCTACCTGCGCGACGACCCCCGCTACCCCTCGTACGCGGCCCTCGTCTCCCTCTTCACCGCCGCGATGCTCCTCGTCGTCTACTCCGGCGACCTGATGGTGCTCCTGGTCGGCTGGGAGATCATGGGCATCTGCTCGTACTTCCTCGTCGGCCACTACTGGGAGACGCCCGAAGCGCGGGCAGCCTCGCTCAAGGCCTTCCTGGTCACCAAGCTCGGCGATGTCCCCTTCCTCATCGGCCTGTTCGCGCTCGCCGCCGACACCGGCACCTTCCGCATCACCGGCATCCTCGGAGCCGTCGCGAACGGCGGACTCGACCACCCCACCCTCATCGCCCTGCTGCTCCTCGCGGGCGTCGCGGGCAAGTCCGCGCAGTTCCCCCTGCACACCTGGCTGCCCGACGCGATGGCCGGTCCCACGCCCGTATCGGCGCTCATCCACGCCGCGACGATGGTCGCCGCCGGTATCTACTTCGTGGCCCGGCTCCTCCCCGTCTTCGCCGCCTCCGACGCGGCACTCGTCGTGCTCGCGGTGATGGCCGCCGTCACGATGATCGGCTCCGGAATCGCGGCCCTGGCACAGGACGACATCAAGCGGGTCCTCGCCTACTCGACGATCGGCCAGCTCGGCTACATGTCCGGTGCTCTGGCCGTCGGCGACCGCGGTGCCGCCGTCTTCCACCTCCTCTCGCACGGTGCGTTCAAGGCCGTCCTCTTCCTCGCCGCCGGGGTCGTCATCCACGCCGCCGGGACGAACTCACTGGCCGCCATGTCCCGTATGGGCGGCCTGCCCCAGCGCATCCCGGACGCCTACTGGACGATGACCGTCGCCCTCCTCGCCCTCGCCGCGATCCCGCCGTTCGCCGGCTTCTTCTCCAAGGAAGCCGTCCTCGTCGCCGCCGAGCACACCGCCTTCGGCGACCGCGACATCGCCCCGGCCGCCGCGGGCTGGACGATCCTCGTCGCCGGACTCCTCGCCGCCGTCCTCACCGCCGCGTACGCCACCCGCCTGTGGCTGCTGGCCTTCCGGGGCCGCGGTGCCGAGGCCCCCGACCACGGCAGGCAGCCCGTCGCCATGACCTCGGTCCTGTGGCTCCTGGCCGTCCCCACCATCGCCTTCGGGCTCACCGTCGGCACGATCTCCGACTGGTTCGACGGCCACAGCCTCACCCCCTCCCTCGCCACCGCCGTCCTCTCCACGGGCGTCGGCCTCGTCGGCGGTCTGGTCACCTATGCCGCCTGGCGGCACCGCACGGCGCTGGCCGCCCGTACCCCGATGGGCGCGGTCGTCGCCCACCCCGACGCCGAGCCCGCCCTGGTCGAGGTCGAGGCGATGACCTCGCACACCGCCGCCTACGGCCACGACGGGGACGCCCCCGATCCCGCCGACCCCGGCCGTCTGCTCCTCGGCCCGCTCCACCGCCACGCGGCCGCCGGCTTCCACCTGGACGCCCTGTACGCGACGCTCTTCGTCCGCCCCGTGCTGGCCGCGGCCCGCGTCGTCCGCTTCCTGGACCGTGAGGTCGTCGACACCTATGTACGCGGCTCCGGTACCGGCGCACGCTGGCTCGGCACCGCCGTCCGCCGTGCCCAGACCGGCAACGTGCAGACCTACCTCAGCGCACTGCTCGCCGGTTCCCTTGTCCTGGCGATCGCCGCCGTCGTCTTTGCCACCGTCAACGCCGGGTCGTGA
- the nuoK gene encoding NADH-quinone oxidoreductase subunit NuoK has translation MHLAYPAVLAVLLFCTGLYGVLARRNAILVLMSVELMLNAVNLNLVAFDVWLRDALHSGQALTLFTIAIAAAEIGIGLAIVLAVYRNRGSSDIDRLRDTAETDAAEEADQADADDDAHQATAPAGKAKKAEATA, from the coding sequence ATGCACCTCGCCTATCCCGCCGTGCTCGCCGTCCTCCTCTTCTGCACCGGGCTGTACGGCGTACTCGCCCGGCGCAACGCGATCCTCGTCCTGATGTCCGTCGAGCTGATGCTCAACGCCGTCAACCTCAACCTGGTCGCCTTCGACGTCTGGCTCCGCGACGCACTCCACTCCGGCCAGGCCCTCACCCTCTTCACCATCGCCATCGCCGCGGCCGAGATCGGCATCGGCCTGGCGATCGTCCTCGCGGTCTACCGCAACCGGGGCAGCTCCGACATCGACCGCCTCCGCGACACCGCCGAGACGGACGCCGCCGAAGAGGCGGACCAGGCGGACGCCGACGACGACGCACACCAGGCCACTGCTCCGGCAGGGAAGGCAAAGAAGGCAGAGGCCACCGCGTGA
- a CDS encoding NADH-quinone oxidoreductase subunit J, with translation MTLADTAAATTAATVTTAADHPGFLSPTGVEIAFLLVGLATFGAALITVTTKQLVHAALWLVVTLGGLAVEYLLLTAEFIAWVQVLIYVGSVVVLLLFGLMLTRAPIGRSPDADSGNRWVALGVAAAAAAALVWVVVDAFRTTWIDLEGPAQGSTRASGEFLFRHWVLPFEALSVLLLAALVGAIVLSRKDNKSREDKS, from the coding sequence GTGACCCTCGCCGACACCGCCGCCGCCACGACGGCTGCCACGGTCACCACCGCCGCGGATCACCCCGGCTTCCTCTCCCCGACCGGTGTCGAGATCGCCTTCCTCCTGGTCGGCCTCGCCACCTTCGGCGCGGCACTCATCACCGTCACGACCAAGCAGCTCGTCCACGCCGCCCTCTGGCTGGTCGTGACGCTCGGTGGTCTGGCGGTCGAGTACCTCCTGCTCACCGCGGAGTTCATCGCCTGGGTCCAGGTCCTGATCTACGTGGGTTCCGTCGTCGTCCTGCTCCTCTTCGGACTGATGCTGACCAGAGCGCCCATCGGCCGCTCCCCGGACGCCGACTCGGGTAACCGGTGGGTCGCCCTCGGCGTGGCCGCGGCCGCCGCTGCCGCCCTCGTCTGGGTGGTCGTGGACGCGTTCCGGACCACCTGGATCGACCTGGAAGGACCGGCCCAGGGCTCCACCCGGGCATCGGGCGAATTCCTCTTCAGGCACTGGGTGCTGCCCTTCGAGGCGCTCTCGGTCCTGCTGCTCGCCGCCCTCGTCGGCGCGATCGTCCTGTCCCGCAAGGACAACAAGAGCCGAGAGGACAAGAGCTGA
- a CDS encoding NADH-quinone oxidoreductase subunit I gives MPPIPGSGLAKGLAVTLRTMTRKTVTAQYPDVQPELPPRSRGVIGLFEENCTVCMLCARECPDWCIYIDSHKETVPAAAPGGRERSRNVLDRFAIDFSLCMYCGICIEVCPFDALFWSPEFEYAETDIHELTHERDKLREWMWTVPEPPALDPGAEEPKEIAAARKTAEKLEAQRAQAAQAAQQAQEAQATQEAQQTPKQEGDQ, from the coding sequence GTGCCTCCGATCCCTGGCTCCGGCCTGGCCAAGGGCCTCGCCGTCACCCTGCGCACGATGACGAGGAAGACCGTCACCGCGCAGTACCCGGACGTCCAGCCCGAACTGCCGCCCCGCAGCCGCGGTGTCATCGGCCTGTTCGAGGAGAACTGCACGGTCTGCATGCTCTGCGCCCGGGAGTGCCCCGACTGGTGCATCTACATCGACTCCCACAAGGAGACGGTGCCCGCGGCGGCCCCGGGCGGCCGTGAACGCAGCCGCAATGTCCTCGACCGCTTCGCGATCGACTTCTCGCTCTGCATGTACTGCGGTATCTGCATCGAGGTCTGCCCTTTCGACGCGCTGTTCTGGTCGCCGGAGTTCGAGTACGCGGAGACGGACATCCACGAGCTCACCCACGAGCGGGACAAGCTCCGCGAGTGGATGTGGACCGTGCCGGAGCCGCCCGCGCTCGACCCGGGGGCCGAGGAGCCGAAGGAGATCGCCGCGGCCCGCAAGACCGCGGAGAAGCTCGAAGCCCAACGCGCCCAGGCAGCCCAGGCAGCCCAGCAGGCCCAGGAAGCACAGGCCACACAGGAAGCCCAGCAGACACCGAAGCAGGAGGGGGACCAGTGA
- a CDS encoding complex I subunit 1 family protein translates to MNDVLDVALRLIIVFAVFMVVPLVVGQTEHKVMAHMQGRLGPMYAGGFHGWAQLVADGVKFAQKEDVVPAEADRRVFQLAPAVALLPYLLVLVAIPIGPSEGAVGQVVDAGIFYVLAVMGIGVLGSLMAGWASANKFSLLGGLRTAAQLLAYELPMLLAAASVAMAAGTVSLPGILNAFEWWWLPWQIVGALVFFVAGLAELQRPPFDMPVADSEIIFGAYTEYTGLRFALFLLAEYAGIVVLCGLTTVLFLGGWHGPLGADGLGWVWTLLKTGILAFVVIWLRVSYPRLREDQLQKLAWTTLIPLALAQIALTGIVKVAIN, encoded by the coding sequence GTGAACGACGTACTCGACGTCGCCCTCCGGCTCATCATCGTCTTCGCCGTGTTCATGGTCGTCCCGCTCGTCGTGGGCCAGACCGAGCACAAGGTGATGGCCCATATGCAGGGCCGTCTCGGCCCCATGTACGCCGGTGGCTTCCACGGCTGGGCCCAGCTCGTCGCGGACGGCGTGAAGTTCGCGCAGAAGGAGGACGTGGTCCCGGCCGAGGCCGACCGCCGGGTGTTCCAGCTCGCGCCCGCCGTCGCGCTCCTGCCGTACCTCCTCGTCCTCGTCGCCATCCCGATCGGCCCCAGCGAGGGCGCGGTCGGCCAGGTCGTCGACGCGGGCATCTTCTACGTACTCGCGGTGATGGGCATCGGGGTACTCGGCTCGCTGATGGCCGGCTGGGCCTCGGCCAACAAGTTCTCGCTCCTCGGCGGACTCCGGACCGCCGCCCAGCTGCTCGCCTACGAACTGCCGATGCTGCTCGCCGCCGCCTCCGTGGCCATGGCTGCGGGCACCGTCTCGCTCCCCGGCATCCTGAACGCCTTCGAGTGGTGGTGGCTCCCCTGGCAGATCGTCGGAGCCCTGGTCTTCTTCGTGGCCGGACTCGCCGAACTCCAGCGCCCCCCGTTCGACATGCCCGTCGCCGACTCCGAGATCATCTTCGGCGCGTACACCGAGTACACCGGGCTGCGTTTCGCCCTGTTCCTCCTGGCCGAGTACGCCGGCATCGTCGTCCTGTGCGGCCTGACCACGGTGCTGTTCCTCGGCGGCTGGCACGGTCCGCTCGGGGCCGACGGGCTCGGCTGGGTCTGGACCCTCCTCAAGACCGGCATCCTCGCCTTCGTCGTCATCTGGCTGCGCGTCAGCTATCCCCGCCTGCGCGAGGACCAGCTGCAGAAGCTCGCCTGGACCACGCTCATCCCGCTCGCTCTCGCGCAGATCGCGCTCACCGGCATCGTGAAGGTGGCGATCAACTAG
- a CDS encoding NADH-quinone oxidoreductase subunit C, whose protein sequence is MPDAVTEIFGADATAERAYDLLTVDVPAASWIDALETARDRLGCGYFDWLSAVDEPGTGFRVCAHVAAPRTGTVRRLLVRTTVPHEAPVLPSAIGVYAGAEWHERETHEMFGIGFEGHPHLVPLLLPEGFEGHPLRKDFVLAARVAKAWPGAKEPGESEHGGPKRRTMLPPGVPDPNEWGPLKGQLPPAPSRPARGARAAAGDRPVRRARSASEGSAAQRAATGTAEVADTTAGAAGRAGAAGASAEPATPPAPAAPAAPAARPRRSRSVSEGSASQQRAATPPAPEPDTASAPDTASAPDTASAPDTASAPDTASAPDTASAPDDTASAPGATPPRTPRPPRSTDAPWHDARPAFDDTDGGGAGTPRSTGETPAPAPDAEPDAAPDPDTETRPDRPDRPDRSDQSDRPDRPAGGDTA, encoded by the coding sequence CTGCCGGACGCCGTCACCGAGATCTTCGGCGCGGACGCCACGGCCGAGCGTGCCTACGACCTGCTGACCGTCGACGTTCCCGCCGCCTCGTGGATCGACGCCCTCGAAACGGCCCGCGACCGACTGGGCTGCGGCTACTTCGACTGGCTCAGCGCCGTCGACGAACCCGGCACCGGCTTCCGCGTCTGCGCCCATGTCGCGGCACCGCGAACCGGTACGGTCCGCCGCCTCCTGGTCCGTACGACCGTTCCGCACGAGGCCCCGGTCCTGCCCAGCGCCATCGGCGTCTACGCGGGCGCGGAGTGGCACGAGCGCGAGACGCACGAGATGTTCGGCATCGGCTTCGAGGGCCACCCGCACCTCGTCCCGCTGCTGCTGCCCGAGGGGTTCGAGGGCCACCCGCTGCGCAAGGACTTCGTCCTGGCCGCCCGGGTCGCCAAGGCATGGCCCGGAGCCAAGGAGCCGGGCGAGTCCGAGCACGGCGGTCCCAAGCGCCGTACGATGCTGCCGCCCGGCGTCCCCGACCCGAACGAATGGGGCCCGCTCAAGGGCCAGCTCCCGCCCGCCCCCTCCCGCCCGGCCCGCGGCGCCCGCGCCGCGGCGGGCGACCGCCCCGTACGCCGCGCCCGCAGCGCGAGCGAGGGCTCGGCCGCCCAGCGCGCGGCGACGGGCACGGCGGAGGTGGCGGACACGACGGCGGGTGCGGCAGGTAGGGCGGGTGCGGCGGGTGCGTCCGCAGAGCCCGCGACACCTCCGGCTCCCGCGGCCCCTGCGGCTCCCGCCGCCCGGCCGCGGCGTTCGCGCAGCGTGTCCGAGGGTTCGGCGAGCCAGCAGCGCGCGGCGACACCCCCGGCCCCTGAACCGGACACCGCATCCGCGCCGGACACCGCGTCCGCGCCGGACACCGCGTCCGCGCCGGACACCGCGTCCGCGCCGGACACCGCGTCCGCGCCGGACACCGCGTCCGCGCCGGACGACACGGCGAGCGCCCCCGGGGCCACGCCCCCGCGCACCCCGCGACCGCCGCGCAGCACGGACGCCCCCTGGCACGACGCCCGCCCCGCGTTCGACGACACCGACGGAGGCGGGGCCGGCACGCCCCGGTCGACGGGCGAAACGCCCGCCCCCGCGCCGGACGCAGAGCCGGACGCCGCGCCGGACCCCGACACAGAAACCCGTCCGGACCGTCCGGACCGCCCGGACCGTTCCGATCAGTCCGACCGCCCCGACCGTCCCGCCGGAGGGGATACCGCGTGA
- the nuoB gene encoding NADH-quinone oxidoreductase subunit NuoB produces the protein MGVTSRTTPEPQPGPTPRQASTPDSPPASKPAAQPVPLPEPKRLGVLSRLAPEPMKVILNWGRRYSLWVFNFGLACCAIEFIAASMARHDFIRLGVIPFAPGPRQADLMIVSGTVTDKMAPAVKRLYEQMPEPKYVISFGACSNCGGPYWDSYSVTKGVDQIIPVDVYVPGCPPRPEALLQGILKLQEKIARESLAERYATGPDAPEGADAGRASTAALLSAPVTAPTAPGEEGK, from the coding sequence ATGGGCGTGACGAGCCGGACGACCCCGGAACCGCAGCCCGGTCCGACGCCGCGACAGGCATCCACCCCGGACTCGCCACCGGCCTCGAAGCCGGCCGCGCAGCCGGTTCCGCTGCCGGAGCCGAAGCGGCTCGGAGTGCTCTCCCGGCTCGCCCCCGAGCCGATGAAGGTGATCCTCAACTGGGGCCGCCGCTACAGCCTCTGGGTCTTCAACTTCGGACTCGCCTGCTGCGCCATCGAGTTCATCGCCGCCTCGATGGCCCGCCACGACTTCATCCGGCTCGGGGTGATCCCGTTCGCGCCCGGCCCCCGCCAGGCCGACCTCATGATCGTGTCCGGCACGGTGACGGACAAGATGGCCCCGGCCGTCAAGCGCCTGTACGAGCAGATGCCAGAGCCGAAGTACGTCATCTCCTTCGGCGCCTGCTCCAACTGCGGCGGCCCCTACTGGGACTCGTACTCCGTCACGAAGGGCGTCGACCAGATCATCCCGGTCGATGTGTACGTACCCGGCTGCCCGCCCCGGCCCGAGGCGCTGCTCCAGGGCATCCTCAAGCTCCAGGAGAAGATCGCCCGCGAGTCGCTCGCCGAGCGGTACGCCACCGGGCCGGACGCCCCCGAGGGCGCCGACGCGGGCCGCGCGTCCACCGCCGCGCTGCTCAGCGCGCCGGTCACCGCCCCCACCGCACCGGGGGAGGAGGGGAAGTGA
- a CDS encoding NADH-quinone oxidoreductase subunit A — MRTESTVLASEYFQSYSVVGLLALIGVLFVAVAFGAGRLLRPVVPTPEKLLTYECGVDPVGEGWAHTQVRYYVYAFLYVIFAVDSIFLFPWATVFAAPGYGATTLVEMFIFLGFLAVGLLYAWKKGVLEWA; from the coding sequence GTGAGGACCGAATCGACCGTTCTCGCGTCGGAGTACTTCCAGAGCTATTCAGTGGTCGGACTGCTCGCCCTGATCGGCGTGCTGTTCGTCGCCGTCGCCTTCGGGGCCGGCCGACTGCTCAGGCCCGTGGTTCCGACGCCGGAGAAACTCCTTACCTACGAGTGCGGTGTGGACCCCGTCGGGGAGGGATGGGCGCACACACAGGTGCGCTATTACGTCTACGCCTTCCTGTACGTGATCTTCGCCGTCGATTCGATCTTCCTCTTTCCGTGGGCGACGGTATTCGCGGCCCCCGGATACGGTGCGACGACGCTGGTGGAAATGTTCATTTTCCTCGGCTTCCTGGCCGTGGGACTGCTCTACGCATGGAAGAAGGGCGTCCTCGAATGGGCGTGA
- a CDS encoding sensor domain-containing protein, which produces MTMSPSAPDNDRPPPARFAFDRWTWKEIAYLLANLPMAIAGFVYAVFLLGVGVGLSVTVIGLPLLAVGLQGARLLGRAERGRARALLGLHVEEPSSMARSRRDAGFFPWLWTGLKDPVGWRALLFAFIRLPWGIVTFVVTLVSLFVLWPVLPFIARALSNADRAMVRGLLSPSDELERRIAELESDRGVVVDTAAADLRRIERDLHDGAQARLVALAMDLGLAKEKLTADPEAAARMVDEAHGEVKVALQELRDLARGIHPAVLTDRGLDAALSAIASRCTVPVNVSVELPGRPAEAIEGIAYFTVSELLQNVSKHSGARSASVEVWRAADRLLIQVRDDGSGGARMDGGTGMAGLAERLGAVDGLFVLDSPVGGPTTVTAELPWRDRTEHAKAV; this is translated from the coding sequence ATGACCATGAGCCCCTCTGCACCCGACAACGACCGGCCGCCACCCGCGCGCTTCGCCTTCGACCGGTGGACCTGGAAGGAGATCGCGTACCTCCTGGCCAACCTGCCCATGGCGATTGCCGGTTTTGTCTACGCGGTGTTCCTGCTCGGTGTCGGCGTGGGGCTCTCCGTCACGGTGATCGGTCTGCCTCTGCTCGCCGTGGGGCTCCAGGGCGCCCGGCTGCTCGGCCGGGCGGAACGGGGCCGGGCGCGGGCCTTGCTCGGTCTGCACGTCGAGGAGCCGAGCTCGATGGCGCGCAGCCGCCGGGACGCCGGGTTCTTCCCCTGGCTGTGGACGGGGCTGAAGGATCCGGTGGGCTGGCGGGCGCTGCTGTTCGCGTTCATCCGGCTGCCGTGGGGCATCGTGACGTTCGTGGTGACCCTGGTGAGCCTGTTCGTCCTGTGGCCGGTGCTCCCCTTCATCGCGCGGGCGCTGAGCAATGCGGACCGGGCGATGGTACGGGGACTGCTCTCGCCCTCCGACGAACTGGAACGCAGGATCGCGGAGCTGGAGTCGGACCGGGGGGTCGTCGTGGACACCGCGGCGGCCGACCTGCGCCGCATCGAACGCGACCTCCACGACGGCGCACAGGCCCGACTCGTCGCCCTCGCCATGGACCTCGGCCTCGCCAAGGAAAAACTCACCGCCGACCCCGAAGCCGCCGCCCGCATGGTCGACGAAGCCCACGGCGAGGTCAAAGTCGCCCTCCAGGAACTCCGCGACCTCGCCCGCGGCATCCACCCCGCCGTCCTCACCGACCGAGGACTCGACGCCGCACTCTCCGCCATCGCCTCCCGCTGCACCGTCCCCGTGAACGTGTCGGTCGAGCTGCCGGGGCGGCCCGCCGAGGCGATCGAGGGCATCGCCTACTTCACCGTGTCGGAACTCCTCCAGAACGTCAGCAAGCACAGCGGCGCCCGGTCGGCGTCCGTCGAGGTGTGGCGGGCGGCCGACCGCCTGCTGATCCAGGTGCGGGACGACGGGTCGGGCGGTGCGCGGATGGACGGCGGTACGGGGATGGCGGGTCTCGCGGAACGCCTGGGGGCGGTGGACGGGCTGTTCGTCCTGGACTCCCCGGTGGGCGGCCCGACGACCGTCACCGCGGAGCTGCCCTGGCGCGACCGTACGGAGCACGCGAAGGCGGTATGA